A window of Clostridioides sp. ES-S-0010-02 genomic DNA:
TAAATTTTATTAGAATGTATACTATCAGCAAGACCATACCAAGGTTCTATACATAAAAATGGAGCAGTAGAATTAGACTCACTATAATAAGGAGTCCAAATACCAACTAGAGGGAAATCTAACATAGATAGAGTTATATATTTGCTACCATCATTATTACATATAGATACTTCATCTATATTGGTGTATATCAAGGCATCATTCTTGAACAGTTCCGGATTTAACTGTAAGTTTTTTAAATCACCAATAAATGTTATATCATCAGTAAAAGAACCATTTAAATTGATTTTTTCTACATCATTTCTTCTTTTAAATTCAAGGTGATATTTAGAAAAACCATTTTGTTCAAAAAAAGGAATATTAAATGCAGGATGTCCACCTATAGAAAAGAATATATCTTTAGAGTCAGTATTTTTTACAATCCATTCTATATTTGTGCTATTGTCATTTAATGTATAATTTATAAGCAGTTCAAAAGAGTAGGGATATTTTTTTAGAGTAGATTCGTTGGATTTTAAACTATAAGATATGAATGTATCACTTTTATTTGTAATTTCAAAATCCATATCTCTAGCAAATCCATGTTGAGTCATATTGTATAAATTTTCTTCTATTATGGTTTCATTATCAAGCAGTTTACCAACTATAGGGAATAATATAGGTGATTGTCTACC
This region includes:
- a CDS encoding aldose 1-epimerase family protein — its product is MNILQNENLIIESSSSGAELTRIFSKKHNRNILWDGNKKHWGRQSPILFPIVGKLLDNETIIEENLYNMTQHGFARDMDFEITNKSDTFISYSLKSNESTLKKYPYSFELLINYTLNDNSTNIEWIVKNTDSKDIFFSIGGHPAFNIPFFEQNGFSKYHLEFKRRNDVEKINLNGSFTDDITFIGDLKNLQLNPELFKNDALIYTNIDEVSICNNDGSKYITLSMLDFPLVGIWTPYYSESNSTAPFLCIEPWYGLADSIHSNKIYKDKKFINKLGKGKIFTTSYSIDIH